The DNA region CATGATTTCATTGTAGAGCACCGCGCGTACCCACACCGTGCCGCGCCACGCACAATCGCTCCGGCGGCGCTCGATCCCGAGCCTGCGGCAATCCGACGCCTCGGGGTTGGCTAACCCGCACGCCACCTTGCGTGCCGCAAAAAAGTTGTGCAGGGGCGCAGGCGTTTGCAAGAACTCCCCGCACCGGGTTCTGACTAACTGAAAAGCACTCGACCCGCTACGGCGCGGACGCAGCCAGGCCAATAGCTCTCAAGGGGAATCCAATGACTACCGAACGCAGCAGCGAACTCACGTTGCGCCCGCTCGAACGCACCGATCTGCGCTTCGTCCATGAAGTGAACAACAACGCCAAAATCATGCGTTACTGGTTCGAAGAGCCGTACGAAACGTTTTCCGAACTGACGCAGCTCTACGACCAGCACGTGCACGACCTGCGCGAACGGCGCTTCGTGGCGATCGATAACGAGGGGCAAACCGTCGGCGTGGTCGAGTTGATCGAGCTCGACTATATCCATCGGCGTGGCGAGTTTCAGATCATCATCGCGCCCCATGCGCAAGGGCGCGGCTATGCCACTCTGGCCACCGAACTTGCAACCGACTATGCGTTTTCGGTGCTGAACTTGCGCAAGGTCTATCTGATCGTCGACAAGTCGAATACATCGGCGATCCACATCTACGAGAAGTGCGGCTTCCGGCACGAAGCCGAACTGATCGAGGAATTCTTCGGCAACGGCAGCTATCACAACGCCTTGCGTATGTGCATGTTCCAGGACGACTTCTTCGAGCTCAAGCGGCGCCTCGGCTAAGCTTGCGATGGTGCGCAGCGCTCTCATTGGTCAGCCGATCGGCGCACCGTTTGATGCCTGGCACTCTTTATCTTCTGCAACTGCACCGTTATTTCGTGTTTCTTATTTAGTCAGTCGAATGACTTTGTGTGCAACGCACCAAGCGCACGGAATAAATGTAGTAACTCGCTTAAGTGACGCCTCTCGTTTACGCTAATGCGCGTCGCAAAGCTTTACTGGTTAAAGCGGCGCGCCATGCACGTCTCTTATTTATCCATTGAAACCCGGTCTATTTGAGTCACTGCTCAACGATTAAGCCGGTCAAAAGGCAGGTGCGACAATTCGCCGCTGTTGCGACCGCACACAAGATGTGCTTGTCGTTCTCTCGCGTTCTCCTAAAGTGCAAGGTGCGGGTTCAACGTTAAAGTTAAATACATAGCTAACCTGAGTATCGACCCGCCCCGGAGGAAAATATGAAAACGCGAATCGCCCTTGTTTTCGCCATTGCGGGATTGGCTGCCGCAACTGTTCAGGCGCAAGACGTCATGATCAAGCCGCAGCAGACCATTCAGTTCAAGGCCAATGCGTACGGCTGCCTGTCGAAGGATAAACTCGACGCCGCCGACCAGCACGCGCAGGCCGGTGAACAGCAAAAGATGCAGGAATTCTTCTCCGGATATCAATGTGTTTCGACACCGGAAAATTCGAGTTTCCGCGTCGTGCGCGTGGTGGGCCACGACGTCGAATTCGTGAATTCCGGTAATAGCGACACGCAAGGTCTTTGGGCAAACGATCGATTCATCAAGCAATAAGCTGAACGCCGTCATTCCGGCAAAAGGCCGTAATGGGGTTTTTCATGCGTCGATCCTCTGGCTTTAAAAAGCCGGCGGCGGTGAACCTGTGAGTTAAAAATCGGCTGGGCATCTTATGCCTAGCCGTTTTTATTTGCGCGTGCTTGCTTGACGTTGAACGGACAGAAAAAAGCCGATGCGGATGATGTCGATCCGCATCGGCAGCACGCCTTCTCGCAAAGCGCAGGAAACAACCGTTGGCTCGTCGCGCGCGCAGCCGCGTCGATCAGTGCGAATCGCGCGGCACCGGCGCGCCGCTCGATCCCACCAGGAAGTCGAGATCGGCGCCCTGGTCCGCTTGCAGCACGTGTTCGACGTAGAGCTTGTAGTAGCCGCGTTTGGGCGCTTCCGGCGCCTGCCATGCGGCGCGCCGGCGCGCGAGTTCGTCGTCGCTGACGTCCAGATGCAGGCGCCGTGCTTCGACATCGAGTTCGATCATGTCGCCGGTTCGCACGAACGCGAGCGGGCCGCCTGCGGCCGCTTCCGGCGACACGTGCAGCACAACGGCACCGTACGCCGTGCCGCTCATGCGACCGTCGGAAATGCGCACCATGTCCGTAATGCCTTTTTGCAGCACCTTTTTCGGCAGCGGCATGTTGCCGACTTCGGCGAAACCCGGATAACCCTTCGGCCCGGCGCCCTTGAGCACCATGATGCAATGCTCGTCGATGTCGAGCGACTCGTCGTCGATCTTCGCGTGCAGTTCCTCGATGTTCTCGAACACCACGGCGCGGCCGCGGTGTTTCAGCAGCTTCGCGGTCGCCGCCGACGGTTTGATCACCGCGCCATTCGGCGCCAGGTTGCCCTTGAGCACCGCGATGCCGGCCTTCGGCTTGAACGGCTCGGCGAACGTCGTGATGACCTTTTCGTCATAGTTCGGGGCGTTGCGCACGTTGTCCCAGAGTGTCTTGCCGTTTACCGTCAGCGCTTCCTTATGCAGCAGTCCCTGTTCGCCGAGTTGCTTCAACACGGCCGGCAAACCGCCCGCGTAGTAAAAGTCCTCCATCAGGTATTCGCCCGACGGTTGCAGATTCACGAGACACGGCACGTCCGAACCCAGCTCCCAGTCCTCCAGCGACAACTCCACGCCAATACGCTTGGCGAGCGCGATCAGATGGACGACCGCATTGGTCGAGCCACCGATCGCCGCATTCGTGCGGATCGCGTTTTCGAAGGCCTGACGCGTGAGGATCTTGTCCATCGTCAGATCCTCGCGGACCATATCGACGATGCGGCGCCCCGCGAGATGCGCGAGCACCTGACGGCGCGCGTCGACCGCGGGAATCGCCGCGTTGTGCGGCAAGCCCATGCCGAGCGATTCGACCATCGAGGCCATCGTCGAGGCCGTGCCCATCGTCATGCAGTGGCCGCGCGAGCGGTTCATGCACGACTCGGCTTCGGTGAATTCCTCCTGCGTCATCGTACCGGCGCGCACTTCTTCGGACATCTGCCAGACGCCTGTGCCGGAGCCGATGTTCTTGCCGCGAAAGCGGCCATTGAGCATCGGACCGCCCGATACCGCGAGCGCGGGCAGATTGCACGACGCCGCGCCCATCAGCAGCGCGGGCGTGGTCTTGTCGCAGCCGACCAGCAGGATCACGCCGTCCATGGGATTGCCGCGAATCGATTCCTCGACATCCATCGAGGCGAGGTTGCGGAACAGCATCGCGGTGGGCCGCAGGTTGGTCTCACCGAGCGACATCACCGGGAACTCGAGCGGCAGGCCGCCCGCTTCGTGCACGCCTTTTTTCACATACTCGGCGAGCTCGCGAAAATGCGCGTTGCACGGCGTCAGTTCGGACCACGTATTGCAGATGCCGATCACCGGGCGTCCGTCGAATTCGTCGTGTGGAATGCCCTGGTTCTTCATCCACGAGCGATGCAGAAAGCCGTCGCGGTCCTTGAGGCCGAACCACGCCTGGCTGCGCAGCGGCTTTTTAGTCTGGTTCGAATCAGCCATGAAATCTCCTGTTGGCAAATAGGTGGAGCGGGGCGCGTCAGTGCACGCGCTTGCTGCGCCGGAACTGGTCGAACAGCACCGCGAGCAGCAGAATCCCGCCGCGAATCAGGTATTGATAGAAGGTCGGCACGTTCAGGAGACTCATGGCGTCCTGCACGGAGCCCATGATCAGCACGCCGACCAGCACACCGGAAATCGTCGCGACACCGCCCGTGAGCGACACGCCGCCGAGCACGCATGCCGAAATCACACCGAGTTCCAGACCGACCGAAGTTTTCGGGTCGCCCAGACTCATGCGCGAGGCCAGCATCACGCCCGCGAAGCCGGTCACGAGGCCTTGCAGTACGAACACCGTGATCTTGATGCGAGTCACCGGCAAGCCCGCCAGCAACGCCGCCTCGCTATTGCCGCCGACGGCCAGCACGTTCTTGCCGAACACGGTTTTCTTCAGCAGAAAACCGAACAGCACGAAGCCGACGATGTTGCTCCAGATCGGATACGAAATGCCGAGGAACGAGCCGCCGCCGAGGTCGAAGAAACGCTCTTCGGAGATCATCACGGCGTCGCCGTTCGAGGTGATGTAAGCGAGGCCGCGCACGACTTCCATCATGGCGAGCGTGACGATCAGCGAATTGATCTTGTAGCGCGCGACCAGCACGCCGTTCACGAGTCCGACCGCGCCGCCCGCGAGCACCCCGGCCGCGATGCCGAGCATCACGCTATGCGTCGCGGTGATCAGCGTGGATGCCACCACGCCCGCGAACGCGACAATCGACGCCACCGACAAATCCACTTCGCCGAGGGCGAGGACGAACATCATCGTGACGGAGATCGAACCGATCA from Paraburkholderia aromaticivorans includes:
- a CDS encoding IlvD/Edd family dehydratase, translated to MADSNQTKKPLRSQAWFGLKDRDGFLHRSWMKNQGIPHDEFDGRPVIGICNTWSELTPCNAHFRELAEYVKKGVHEAGGLPLEFPVMSLGETNLRPTAMLFRNLASMDVEESIRGNPMDGVILLVGCDKTTPALLMGAASCNLPALAVSGGPMLNGRFRGKNIGSGTGVWQMSEEVRAGTMTQEEFTEAESCMNRSRGHCMTMGTASTMASMVESLGMGLPHNAAIPAVDARRQVLAHLAGRRIVDMVREDLTMDKILTRQAFENAIRTNAAIGGSTNAVVHLIALAKRIGVELSLEDWELGSDVPCLVNLQPSGEYLMEDFYYAGGLPAVLKQLGEQGLLHKEALTVNGKTLWDNVRNAPNYDEKVITTFAEPFKPKAGIAVLKGNLAPNGAVIKPSAATAKLLKHRGRAVVFENIEELHAKIDDESLDIDEHCIMVLKGAGPKGYPGFAEVGNMPLPKKVLQKGITDMVRISDGRMSGTAYGAVVLHVSPEAAAGGPLAFVRTGDMIELDVEARRLHLDVSDDELARRRAAWQAPEAPKRGYYKLYVEHVLQADQGADLDFLVGSSGAPVPRDSH
- the sap1 gene encoding surface attachment protein Sap1; this encodes MKTRIALVFAIAGLAAATVQAQDVMIKPQQTIQFKANAYGCLSKDKLDAADQHAQAGEQQKMQEFFSGYQCVSTPENSSFRVVRVVGHDVEFVNSGNSDTQGLWANDRFIKQ
- the araH gene encoding L-arabinose ABC transporter permease AraH — encoded protein: MHTPSTDSSTPAVPSAGLSARAARTWDLINKSGIVMVFVILFAVLSFTVPDFLSSRNIQGLLLSVTLIGSISVTMMFVLALGEVDLSVASIVAFAGVVASTLITATHSVMLGIAAGVLAGGAVGLVNGVLVARYKINSLIVTLAMMEVVRGLAYITSNGDAVMISEERFFDLGGGSFLGISYPIWSNIVGFVLFGFLLKKTVFGKNVLAVGGNSEAALLAGLPVTRIKITVFVLQGLVTGFAGVMLASRMSLGDPKTSVGLELGVISACVLGGVSLTGGVATISGVLVGVLIMGSVQDAMSLLNVPTFYQYLIRGGILLLAVLFDQFRRSKRVH
- the speG gene encoding spermidine N1-acetyltransferase encodes the protein MTTERSSELTLRPLERTDLRFVHEVNNNAKIMRYWFEEPYETFSELTQLYDQHVHDLRERRFVAIDNEGQTVGVVELIELDYIHRRGEFQIIIAPHAQGRGYATLATELATDYAFSVLNLRKVYLIVDKSNTSAIHIYEKCGFRHEAELIEEFFGNGSYHNALRMCMFQDDFFELKRRLG